In Macrotis lagotis isolate mMagLag1 chromosome 8, bilby.v1.9.chrom.fasta, whole genome shotgun sequence, a single genomic region encodes these proteins:
- the LOC141494992 gene encoding calmodulin-alpha-like has product MADQLTEEQTAEFKEAFSLFDKDGDGTITTKELGTVMRSLGQNPTEAELQDMINEVDADGNGTIDFPEFLTMMARKMKDTDSEEEIREAFRVFDKDGNGYISAAELRHVMKNLGEKLTDEEVEEVDEMIREADIDGDGQVNYEEFVQMVTAK; this is encoded by the coding sequence ATGGCTGATCAGCTGACAGAAGAGCAGACTGCAGAATTCAAAGAAGCCTTTTCACTATTTGACAAGGATGGAGATGGTACTATAACAACAAAGGAATTGGGAACTGTAATGAGGTCACTTGGGCAGAACCCTACAGAAGCTGAATTACAGGATATGATTAATGAAGTAGATGCTGATGGCAATGGCACAATTGACTTTCCAGAATTTCTGACTATGAtggcaagaaaaatgaaagacacagacagtgaagaagaaattagagaagCATTCCGTGTGTTTGACAAGGATGGCAATGGTTATATTAGTGCAGCAGAACTTCGCCATGTGATGAAAAACCTTGGAGAGAAGTTAACAGATGAAGAGGTTGAAGAGGTTGATGAAATGATCAGGGAAGCAGATATTGATGGTGATGGTCAAGTAAACTATGAAGAGTTTGTACAAATGGTGACAGCAAAGTGA